One Thermoanaerobaculum aquaticum genomic window, TCGCCACAGTCCACCGCTCAGTGGGGTCAGGTGCCGTTCATCCTTGACCGCACCTATGGTTACTACTACGGCGCTCCCTGGGAAGACTATCGCTCCAAGCGCGACCGTGACGGTTTCCAGGTGGCCGGCTCCTACTACCTTGATACCGCCACCGGGTCCCATCAGTTCAAAGCCGGCGTTGAGTACTTAGACATCAAGCCAGCAGCCGGTTCGGTTCATAACCCGGCGGGGTATTACCAGACCTCGGGTTACGTGGGCTCAAACCCCAAGCCGTTCCGTCGGTATTTCTACACCCAGGAGCCGGGCCCCATCACCAACAAGGACCGTTACTGGGCCTTGTTCGTCCAGGACGCGTGGAAGGTTGGCAAGGCCACGTTTAACATCGGGGTGCGAGCGGAATCCTGGAAAGGGGAAAACAACGTGGGGCAGGAGTTCCTCTCCTTCTCCTTCACCGACCAGCTGGCTCCCCGCTTGGGTTTCGCGTACGACCTCAACGGTGATGTGATCCGCGCCAGCCTGGGCCGCTTCTACGACCTGGCCAACAACTACATTGGCAACACCCTGAGCTCCACGCCTGCGCTTTACGAACGGTGGTCCTGGAACAACACCTGCACCGTGGATGGCCGGAACATTTGGACCTACCCGGATTCCTGCTGGAGGCTGGACTTCCGCTTTAACATCGGCGAATCCGGCTACCTCCTTGATCCCGGCCTCGACCCCGTGTACACGGACGAGTTCACCCTGGGGTTTGAAAAGCTTCTAAGCCCGCAAATGGCCGCCAGCGTGACCTACGTTTGGCGGGAGCAACCCAAGGGCATTGAGGACGTGGATCCCGAGTACGATGGCGTGTACCTCTGGACCAACGCCCCCTTGAAGCGGGTGGAGGTGGCTGACGGACGTGTCTTCACCACCAACGCCAAGTGGAAGGAGTACCAAGCCCTGGAGTTCATGGTGCGCAAGCGGTTTGGCCCTGACGGGTTCCAGTTCATCGCTAACTACACGTACGTGCTGCGTTCCCGGTCGTGGTCTCAAACCCGCGGCTTCAGCCAGTTCTCGGGCTACGGCGACCAGCCCGATGCCTTTGACCCGCTGTGGTACGGCAAACCGGAAAGCCCGCATGAGGTGAAGTTCGCAGGTTCCTGGACCGCCCCGTGGAAGACCATCTTCGGCATCACCGCTTTCTGGAGCTCCGGCAACGTGTACACGGCCACAGCACCGGGTGACTTTGGCACGGTACCCCTTGAGCGCTACGGCTCCAGCCGGGTGGGGAACAACTGGGAAGCCGATCTCCACGTCGAGCACCCGGTAACCGTGGGTCCGCTGCGCTTGGCGCTCTACTTCGACCTCTTCAACGCCTTCAACAACCAGCAGCCCACCGCCCGCGGTGGCAACAGCGTTTCCACCGCCACCTTCCGCAAGCCCACCGGCTGGCAGGCACCGCGGCAGGTACAGCTGGGGTTCAAGATCGAATACTGAGAGGCGAGGCGATTCATCACGGAAAGGGGGGCCTTGTGCCCCCCTTTTTCTTGGCGGGTCGAACCCCCGTATTCGGTTTTTTGAACAAAACACCAAAGGACCGAATGAAAAACCCGGCCTTTTAGCCTTGGAGTCAGCCTTGTACCCGGCACAATGCTTGCTAAACTCGAGCGGCCGGGTTTTGCGTCCGAAAGGACAAAAAGCTTACCCGGCAAGAAAGGAGGAGTAATGAGGCGCTTAACGTACCTTTTACTGGCCTTCGTGCTGTTGGCTGCGCCGGCTCTGGCGCAACAGCAGTACGGCTCCATCGCCGGCACGGTGGTGGACAACCAGCAGCAGCCCCTTCCAGGGGTCACGGTGACCTTGTCGGGTCCTGCCATGCAGGGCACCCGTGTGGCGGTCACCGACGCCCAGGGGCGCTTCCGCTTTGTTCCGGTACCCCCGGGCAAGGACTACAGCTTGAAGTTCGAGCTTTCGGGGTTTAACACGCTGGAACAAACCGGGATCATCGTGAACCTGGGTAAGGAAACCCCCATCGTGGCGGAAATGTCCCTTTCCCAGTTCGCGGAAGCCATCACCGTCACCGCGGAGAAAATCGTGGTGGACACGTCCAAATCCACCGTGGACACCACCGTGGACTGGACGCTGGTGGACACCCTGGCCACCAACCGCAACTTCCAGACCATGATGCAGATGGCTCCCGGTGTGAAGGCCGGCAACAACCCCTACGTTCACGGGTCCTCCAACGACTCCAACAGCTACCTCATTGACGGTGTGGAAACCACCGACCCCCGCACCAACACCTGGGGCACCGCCATTAACTGGGACACCATCCAAGAGGCACAGATCCAAACCGCTGCCTTTGCCGCGGAGTATGGCCGCGCCACGGGCGGTATCGTCAACCTGGTGACGAAGTCCGGTGGCAACAACCTGTCCTTCACCGCCCGCTGGATCCAGCAGGATGTGGATTGGTCGGCTCGCGGCGGCATTGAAAAGGAAACCGGTCAGAAGAAGCCTCTGACGGCTTCCGACGAGAAGCGGCCTTCCTTCACCCTCGGTGGCCCCTTTGTGAAGGACATGCTGTGGTTCTACTTCGCCTATGAGAAGCGGGACAACCACCGCAACTTCGGCCGCTACGCCACCATTCAGGATGCGGTGAGCAAGACGCAAACCACCGGTCGCACCAACTACGTGGGCCACTACTTCTCCGGCAAGCTCACGTACCAGATCAACCCCAGCCACAACCTGGTTGGGTTCTACAACGAGGACCCCATTACCTTGGATCCGTTGCGCGGTGGTTGGAGCGGTCCCAACTGGAACAGCTCGGCTGAGCAGCAGCAGTTCCAGGGCGGCAACAACGCCTCCCTGCAGTGGTACGGGGTGCTTTCCCCCAACGTCTTTGCTGAGGCCAAGTACCAGTACCACCGTCAAGAGCTGAACGTGACACCGCTCTACGGTGGCTTTGGGCAAACGCCGTTTATGTACGACCTCACCGCCGCCTACTACTACGGCGCCGCTTATTACGACTACCGCTCCAAGCGGGACCGTGACGGCTTGAACCTGGCCGTGTCTTACTACCTGGACACCGCCACCGGCACCCACCAGTTCAAGGCCGGTGCTGAGCTGTTGTGGTTGAAGCCTGAAGTGGGGCGGATTTATAACCCTGCTGGCTACTACCAGACCCGCAATTTGGGTCAAACCCCCTTCCGCCGTTACCTGTGGCTTGACCAGGTTCGGGCCAACAGGACCGAGCAGGATTATCAGGGCATTTACGTCCAGGACCAGTGGAAGGTCGGCAAGGCCACGTTTAACATTGGCGTGCGCGCTGAGGCCACCAAGCTGCGGCAAAACACCGATGACGAGGTCTTGAAGTTTGACTTCAGCGACATGATCGCCCCGCGCTTGGGCTTTGCCTATGACCTCAACGGTGACGCCCTGCGCGTGTCCCTGGGCCGCTTCTACACCCTGGCCTCCAACTACATCGCCGACTACTTCAACGTCATCCCCACCCACCAGCAGCGCTGGGATTGGCGGGGAACCTGCAGCCTAGATGGTCGCAACATCTGGGAGTATCCCGATAGCTGCTGGCGCCTTGTCTATGACGTTCCCACCGCCGCCGGTGGTACTACCCTTGACCCGAACCTCGACCCTGCCTACCAGGACGAGTTCGTGGCTGGCTACGAGAAGCTCATCAACCCGCAGTTTGCTGCCAGCGTGAACTACGTGTACCGTAAAGTTAAGAAAAC contains:
- a CDS encoding TonB-dependent receptor is translated as MRRLTYLLLAFVLLAAPALAQQQYGSIAGTVVDNQQQPLPGVTVTLSGPAMQGTRVAVTDAQGRFRFVPVPPGKDYSLKFELSGFNTLEQTGIIVNLGKETPIVAEMSLSQFAEAITVTAEKIVVDTSKSTVDTTVDWTLVDTLATNRNFQTMMQMAPGVKAGNNPYVHGSSNDSNSYLIDGVETTDPRTNTWGTAINWDTIQEAQIQTAAFAAEYGRATGGIVNLVTKSGGNNLSFTARWIQQDVDWSARGGIEKETGQKKPLTASDEKRPSFTLGGPFVKDMLWFYFAYEKRDNHRNFGRYATIQDAVSKTQTTGRTNYVGHYFSGKLTYQINPSHNLVGFYNEDPITLDPLRGGWSGPNWNSSAEQQQFQGGNNASLQWYGVLSPNVFAEAKYQYHRQELNVTPLYGGFGQTPFMYDLTAAYYYGAAYYDYRSKRDRDGLNLAVSYYLDTATGTHQFKAGAELLWLKPEVGRIYNPAGYYQTRNLGQTPFRRYLWLDQVRANRTEQDYQGIYVQDQWKVGKATFNIGVRAEATKLRQNTDDEVLKFDFSDMIAPRLGFAYDLNGDALRVSLGRFYTLASNYIADYFNVIPTHQQRWDWRGTCSLDGRNIWEYPDSCWRLVYDVPTAAGGTTLDPNLDPAYQDEFVAGYEKLINPQFAASVNYVYRKVKKTIDWYDPEDDGEGIITNVPKTGKNWSEYQAIEAALRKRFGPDGFQFIAAYTYVFDQKNWAANWWNALPGAFIGPYSELSRWYGRAESKHEVKFNGSYTFPFKTIVGLSLFWQDGIYYTPTGTTPDGYSYPLAERGSKKFGNLWEGDIHVEQPFSFKGVRFAAYVDLFNMFNNQFRTARYTRQCSVYDPSTGSCTPDSAYFRPTAWQAPRRLQIGFKIEY
- a CDS encoding TonB-dependent receptor; protein product: MRRIAYFLLAFVLLAAPVLAQQQYGSIAGTVVDNQKQPLPGVTVTLSGPAMQGTRVAVTDAQGRFRFVPVPPGKDYTLKFELSGFNTLEQTGIIVNLGKETPILAEMSLSQFAEAITVTAEKIVVDTTKSTVDTTVDWTLADTLATNRTFQTLMQLAPGVKAANNPNVHGGSGDDNAYLIDGVDTTDPRTNTWGTAINWDTIQEAQVQTAGFAAEYGRATGGIVNLVTKSGGNNFSFTARVVKQDSDWNARPGIEKETGRKKASQVATDELRPSATFGGPFVKDRLWFYLAYERRDRDQTFGRYQTLADAVAGNSVQEISNYKGHYFSGKLTWQVNPSHSLVGFYNEDPIDISNANGRYYYGPIIAKSAENTQFQGGNNSSLQWYGVLAANFFMEAKFQRHRQELNYSPQSTAQWGQVPFILDRTYGYYYGAPWEDYRSKRDRDGFQVAGSYYLDTATGSHQFKAGVEYLDIKPAAGSVHNPAGYYQTSGYVGSNPKPFRRYFYTQEPGPITNKDRYWALFVQDAWKVGKATFNIGVRAESWKGENNVGQEFLSFSFTDQLAPRLGFAYDLNGDVIRASLGRFYDLANNYIGNTLSSTPALYERWSWNNTCTVDGRNIWTYPDSCWRLDFRFNIGESGYLLDPGLDPVYTDEFTLGFEKLLSPQMAASVTYVWREQPKGIEDVDPEYDGVYLWTNAPLKRVEVADGRVFTTNAKWKEYQALEFMVRKRFGPDGFQFIANYTYVLRSRSWSQTRGFSQFSGYGDQPDAFDPLWYGKPESPHEVKFAGSWTAPWKTIFGITAFWSSGNVYTATAPGDFGTVPLERYGSSRVGNNWEADLHVEHPVTVGPLRLALYFDLFNAFNNQQPTARGGNSVSTATFRKPTGWQAPRQVQLGFKIEY